The Zonotrichia albicollis isolate bZonAlb1 chromosome 6, bZonAlb1.hap1, whole genome shotgun sequence genome window below encodes:
- the HAUS2 gene encoding HAUS augmin-like complex subunit 2: MAAFKRPMFLPVARRSSVAAARLRRSLRPLPCGAGEPELSCDSELSSYSELSSDSELSSDSELNGDAELEPEPECLSEESDEEQGAGAPRPSQRSAVAALLERCVAAGTVSQETLDLTCRRMPCFAKFAEMEEMVNMEAEINEIKLKTEMLQLENETADITHHFYLGKKCEILQDMNRHLEAILKEKRDLRKRLLKHRCQESLPIEATYHKSIVELLNEAVTFIEKLESHLQSVRSIPQVPHMMNNMDTTLSKTEVLMIELRELTEQILKWEELQKEVYSNNVRNTADLDFGLSLI; this comes from the exons ATGGCGGCCTTCAAGCGCCCTATGTTCCTGCCGGTCGCCAGGCGTTCGTCCGTGGCCGCCGCCAGGCTCAGGCGCAGCCTCCGCCCCCTGCCCTGCGGGGCGGGCGAGCCCGAGCTCAGCTGCGATTCCGAGCTCAGCTCCTATTCCGAACTCAGCTCCGATTCCGAGCTCAGCTCCGACTCCGAGCTGAATGGCGATGCCGAGCTGGAGCCGGAGCCGGAGTGCCTCAGCGAGGAGAGCGATGAGGAGCAGGGCGCCGGCGCGCCCCGGCCCTCGCAGCGCTCGGCGGTGGCCGCGCTGCTGGAGCGGTGCGTGGCGGCGGGCACCGTGAGCCAG GAAACCTTGGATTTAACTTGCAGAAGAATGCCATGCTTTGCAAAATTTGCAGAGATGGAAGAAATGGTAAACATGGAAGCTGAAATTAATGAG ATAAAACTGAAAACTGAAATGCTGCAGTTGGAGAATGAGACAGCAGACATTACTCACCATTTTTACTTAG ggAAAAAGTGTGAGATTTTGCAAGATATGAACAGACACCTGGAAGCCATACTGAAAGAGAAGAGGGATCTCAGAAAGAGGTTGCTCAAACACAGATGTCAAGAAAGCCTGCCTATTGAGGCTACCTATCACAA GTCTATAGTAGAGTTGTTGAATGAGGCTGTGACTTTCATTGAGAAGCTTGAAAGCCATTTGCAGTCTGTGAGAAGCATCCCTCAGGTACCACATATGATGAACAATATG GACACCACTTTGTCAAAAACAGAGGTGCTCATGATAGAATTGAGGGAGCTGACAGAGCAAATACTGAAATGGGAAGAACTGCAGAAAGAAGTGTATTCTAACAATGTACGCAATACTGCTGACTTGGACTTTGGCTTATCTTTAATCTAA